Proteins from a single region of Neodiprion virginianus isolate iyNeoVirg1 chromosome 4, iyNeoVirg1.1, whole genome shotgun sequence:
- the LOC124303807 gene encoding uncharacterized protein LOC124303807 isoform X2, with amino-acid sequence MEITEDFICILNSTHFLAFRLTNPMYDDIDQLSSIASTNSSSVDKTSISTNFSSLDKTEKTSSSGQQDSSPRSIENLNFKTTYRGHEQSGAVSLDLNSLVTSDSRLKLSPRDSTKVNVDQNLNNNKLLRSRLGPNKVRSKIISNPYIDWERLVCNEHNELQRLASRGIVETNSLPFTVNLPSISLERASPGHTLNPFILNPSNMDVVIKTTSPDDGWSENYAVKNLLRIKISNQPKNSNYDGESEIFTCLELKPLYLKRECNSLCLKKSILRSDKFKYLHGITCIICTTQEGYVYHFAATNCEDSNPTCLTTYPFTAPVRHIALENTVLHALTEAGLESYTLRLSHHIARSLNYIDNYKISCPSVSEPVCLIGLHPFLGMQNLLYTSSCLVLLARAENSWTLYSLNLPSSENLYLDFLNTAKHHKNSSPITYRHLLGEAHTILRLSKEVKRFTGTSITDTSNISQDVPDSRIESLYSQSCALLGDFYVNSDLQTEWELSIPYYRMSQIRTAEIISRKSTANAPGLVRYLSESLANMRSGPEADALFQTHNVVDLLSSESVEELSILILRSSILREYATDKLINVLSKQVSSDCARLATVLLYLQSEKQEVAKEVLAPISEVFVEKMVLEHWHLLFDSTALKKRSRAVPTFSEFSGILMQLKTRIFAEVLTQLIDDGILTLHQVVQVFLEYLPSRVGRDGHDAAAALQLFIETYFQCFYGDKSLERSCCSITKTANDFAIAEAFRILVRSYLGNLTQSKVYKTVENITDCNQNEEKAYLFANKRPLYLNKLPPYSTECKRVQRHEEINNTCDVIKSIRSEVPKLQALLASGYLPAECIREVKQFLETQEIEGHLALKSLCITDNEIVTRMLMIEYPQAVLQYAKDKYTKETEWKCLIQLLQNEISMLDEGQESQQCFFDQIMKDTLTYLAQTLPLDELCRVLPKEDEAAYKRYTDACRRAGHADHVKSLIVATGHQLLATLNL; translated from the exons ATGGAAATCACAGAAGATTTCATTTGCATATTGAATTCAACGCACTTCCTCGCCTTTCGCCTAACGAATCCAATGTACGATGACATTGATCAGCTCAGTTCTATTGCCTCAACGAATTCGTCTTCAGTTGACAAAACTTCGATatctacaaatttttcttcactggATAAAACTGAGAAGACATCAAGTTCCGGACAACAGGATTCATCTCCTCGTTCAATTgagaatttaaatttcaaaactaCTTATAGAGGGCATGAACAATCCGGTGCTGTTAGCCTTGATTTGAATTCTCTGGTAACTAGCGATTCTAGATTAAAATTATCCCCTCGGGATAGCACAAAAGTGAATGTAGACCAGAActtgaataacaataaattactCCGCTCTAGGCTGGGTCCTAACAAGGTACGATccaaaattatttccaaccCGTACATAGATTGGGAAAGATTGGTATGCAACGAACACAATGAATTACAAAGGCTAGCATCACGGGGCATCGTGGAAACGAATTCACTTCCATTTACCGTTAATCTACCGTCTATAAGCTTGGAGAGAGCAAGTCCTGGACACACCTTGAATCCGTTTATATTGAATCCAAGCAACATGGACGTTGTGATAAAAACAACATCACCGGACGACGGTTGGTCAGAAAATTATgcagtgaaaaatttactccgtataaaaatatcgaaccAACCCAAGAACTCAAACTATGATGGGGAGTCAGAGATATTTACTTGTCTTGAATTAAAACCTCTGTACCTAAAAAGGGAGTGCAACAGTCTCTGCTTAAAGAAGTCTATACTCAGGTCCGATAAGTTTAAATATCTTCATGGTATTACATGTATTATCTGTACCACTCAAGAGGGATATGTCTACCACTTTGCGGCAACAAACTGTGAGGATTCCAATCCGACTTGCTTGACAACCTATCCATTCACTGCACCCGTTCGTCATATTGCTTTGGAAAACACTGTCCTTCACGCGCTCACCGAAGCTGGACTCGAGTCCTATACTTTACGGTTGTCCCACCACATAGCTAGAAGTTTAAACTACATCGATAACTACAAAATCTCATGCCCCAGTGTATCGGAGCCTGTCTGCCTGATTGGCCTGCACCCATTTTTGGGAATGCAAAACTTATTGTATACCAGTAGTTGTCTCGTTCTTCTAGCCAGAGCAGAAAACTCCTGGACTTTGTACTCTTTGAATTTACCAAGCTCTGAAAATTTGTACTTGGATTTTTTGAACACTGCTAAACATCACAAAAACTCCAGCCCAATTACGTACAGGCACCTGCTCGGCGAAGCACACACAATACTGAGATTGTCTAAAGAAGTTAAGCGATTCACTGGTACATCCATTACGGATACGTCAAATATTAGTCAAGATGTCCCAGATTCTAGGATAGAGAGCTTATACAGCCAGTCGTGCGCCTTGTTGGGGGATTTCTATGTCAATTCTGATTTACAAACAGAATGGGAATTGAGTATTCCTTATTACAGAATGTCCCAGATAAGAACTGCAGAGATTATTTCAAGGAAATCAACAGCCAATGCTCCTGGTTTGGTCAGATATCTGAGTGAAAGCTTAGCAAACATGAgaagcggacccgaagcgGATGCCCTTTTCCAAACTCACAATGTAGTAGACTTATTAAGTTCAGAAAGTGTCGAAGAATTGTCAATTTTGATACTGAGAAGTTCGATATTGAGAGAATACGCGACTGACAAATTGATTAATGTTTTATCGAAACAGGTATCTAGCGACTGCGCAAGATTGGCAACCGTGCTGCTGTACCTGCAGTCAGAGAAACAAGAAGTGGCCAAGGAAGTATTGGCACCAATATCAGAAGTTTTCGTTGAGAAGATGGTCCTCGAGCATTGGCACCTTCTGTTCGATTCAACTGCTTTGAAAAAACGGAGCCGAGCTGTGCCAACCTTCTCGGAGTTCTCCGGTATTTTGATGCAACTGAAAACACGAATATTCGCCGAGGTTCTGACCCAGCTTATCGATGATGGTATTCTAACGTTGCATCAAGTTGTGCAAGTGTTTTTAGAGTATTTACCATCCAGAGTTGGGAGGGATGGTCATGATGCGGCAGCAGCATTGCAGCTCTTTATAGAAACATACTTTCAATGTTTCTACGGTGATAAATCGTTGGAGCGGTCTTGCTGTTCGATAACCAAGACAGCAAACGATTTTGCAATTGCGGAAGCCTTCCGAATCCTGGTGAGATCATATCTGGGCAACTTGACACAGTCGAAAGTATACAAAACAGTAGAAAACATTACAGATTGtaatcaaaatgaagaaaaagcgTACCTGTTTGCCAATAAACGGCCTTTGTATCTTAATAAATTACCCCCCTACTCAACAGAGTGTAAAAGAGTACAGCGTCatgaagaaataaacaatACGTGTGATGTAATCAAATCAATTCGTAGCGAAGTACCAAAACTGCAAGCCTTACTGGCCAGCGGATACCTACCTGCCGAATGCATACGAGAAGTAAAGCAATTTTTGGAGACCCAAGAAATCGAGGGCCATCTTGCATTAAAATCGCTATGCATAACCGACAATGAGATAGTTACACGGATGCTTATGATAGAATACCCACAGGCAGTACTACAGTATGCAAAG GATAAATATACCAAGGAAACTGAGTGGAAATGTTTGATTCAATTGCTGCAAAATGAAATCTCAATGCTGGACGAGGGTCAGGAATCTCAACAGTGCTTTTTTGATCAAATAATGAAAG ACACACTGACGTATTTGGCACAAACTTTACCTTTGGATGAACTCTGCCGAGTTCTACCAAAGGAGGATGAAGCAGCATACAAGCGCTACACAGATGCTTGTCGTCGAGCAGGTCATGCGGACCATGTAAAATCGTTGATTGTCGCAACAGGTCATCAATTATTAGCTACATTAAATCTATAA
- the LOC124303807 gene encoding Hermansky-Pudlak syndrome 3 protein isoform X1: protein MVRVIPVHNFLSQNVATIEEPTASCVACNLHGELLLLALPTHCVEVHDLKTSDLKLLTVFPTVDLVCQILHCTTGDYVATLESKTSRDGLTTSYFVRVYVNWALVESQGHAMRARIAGRVTPSLNRPMNSLEMIELPLNGQPTVIACCQMTGNLLVAIGCSAILHEFKVETQQTSKLKFIDFEARPWSLGFSFSPTRMEITEDFICILNSTHFLAFRLTNPMYDDIDQLSSIASTNSSSVDKTSISTNFSSLDKTEKTSSSGQQDSSPRSIENLNFKTTYRGHEQSGAVSLDLNSLVTSDSRLKLSPRDSTKVNVDQNLNNNKLLRSRLGPNKVRSKIISNPYIDWERLVCNEHNELQRLASRGIVETNSLPFTVNLPSISLERASPGHTLNPFILNPSNMDVVIKTTSPDDGWSENYAVKNLLRIKISNQPKNSNYDGESEIFTCLELKPLYLKRECNSLCLKKSILRSDKFKYLHGITCIICTTQEGYVYHFAATNCEDSNPTCLTTYPFTAPVRHIALENTVLHALTEAGLESYTLRLSHHIARSLNYIDNYKISCPSVSEPVCLIGLHPFLGMQNLLYTSSCLVLLARAENSWTLYSLNLPSSENLYLDFLNTAKHHKNSSPITYRHLLGEAHTILRLSKEVKRFTGTSITDTSNISQDVPDSRIESLYSQSCALLGDFYVNSDLQTEWELSIPYYRMSQIRTAEIISRKSTANAPGLVRYLSESLANMRSGPEADALFQTHNVVDLLSSESVEELSILILRSSILREYATDKLINVLSKQVSSDCARLATVLLYLQSEKQEVAKEVLAPISEVFVEKMVLEHWHLLFDSTALKKRSRAVPTFSEFSGILMQLKTRIFAEVLTQLIDDGILTLHQVVQVFLEYLPSRVGRDGHDAAAALQLFIETYFQCFYGDKSLERSCCSITKTANDFAIAEAFRILVRSYLGNLTQSKVYKTVENITDCNQNEEKAYLFANKRPLYLNKLPPYSTECKRVQRHEEINNTCDVIKSIRSEVPKLQALLASGYLPAECIREVKQFLETQEIEGHLALKSLCITDNEIVTRMLMIEYPQAVLQYAKDKYTKETEWKCLIQLLQNEISMLDEGQESQQCFFDQIMKDTLTYLAQTLPLDELCRVLPKEDEAAYKRYTDACRRAGHADHVKSLIVATGHQLLATLNL from the exons ATGGTACGTGTGATTCCAGTGCATAATTTTTTGAGCCAGAACGTGGCCACAATAGAAGAGCCCACTGCATCGTGTGTAGCATGTAATCTTCACGGAGAATTATTGTTGTTGGCATTACCAACCCATTGTGTCGAGGTTCATGATCTCAAAACGTCTGACCTGAAACTTCTCACAGTATTTCCAACTGTCGATTTGGTATGTCAAATCCTCCACTGCACAACAGGCGATTATGTCGCAACTCTGGAATCAAAAACATCAAGAGATGGTCTTACGACTAGCTACTTTGTAAGAGTTTATGTTAATTGGGCACTAGTAGAAAGTCAAGGACATGCCATGCGAGCAAGAATAGCAGGCAGAGTAACACCGAGCTTAAACCGTCCTATGAATAGTCTGGAGATGATAGAATTGCCTCTCAACGGTCAGCCAACGGTTATAGCATGCTGTCAGATGACAGGAAACCTACTTGTTGCAATTGGCTGTAGCGCTATTCTTCACGAGTTTAAGGTAGAGACTCAGCAAacttcgaaattaaaatttatagaCTTTGAGGCAAGGCCCTGGTCTTTGGGCTTCAGTTTTTCTCCTACTCGAATGGAAATCACAGAAGATTTCATTTGCATATTGAATTCAACGCACTTCCTCGCCTTTCGCCTAACGAATCCAATGTACGATGACATTGATCAGCTCAGTTCTATTGCCTCAACGAATTCGTCTTCAGTTGACAAAACTTCGATatctacaaatttttcttcactggATAAAACTGAGAAGACATCAAGTTCCGGACAACAGGATTCATCTCCTCGTTCAATTgagaatttaaatttcaaaactaCTTATAGAGGGCATGAACAATCCGGTGCTGTTAGCCTTGATTTGAATTCTCTGGTAACTAGCGATTCTAGATTAAAATTATCCCCTCGGGATAGCACAAAAGTGAATGTAGACCAGAActtgaataacaataaattactCCGCTCTAGGCTGGGTCCTAACAAGGTACGATccaaaattatttccaaccCGTACATAGATTGGGAAAGATTGGTATGCAACGAACACAATGAATTACAAAGGCTAGCATCACGGGGCATCGTGGAAACGAATTCACTTCCATTTACCGTTAATCTACCGTCTATAAGCTTGGAGAGAGCAAGTCCTGGACACACCTTGAATCCGTTTATATTGAATCCAAGCAACATGGACGTTGTGATAAAAACAACATCACCGGACGACGGTTGGTCAGAAAATTATgcagtgaaaaatttactccgtataaaaatatcgaaccAACCCAAGAACTCAAACTATGATGGGGAGTCAGAGATATTTACTTGTCTTGAATTAAAACCTCTGTACCTAAAAAGGGAGTGCAACAGTCTCTGCTTAAAGAAGTCTATACTCAGGTCCGATAAGTTTAAATATCTTCATGGTATTACATGTATTATCTGTACCACTCAAGAGGGATATGTCTACCACTTTGCGGCAACAAACTGTGAGGATTCCAATCCGACTTGCTTGACAACCTATCCATTCACTGCACCCGTTCGTCATATTGCTTTGGAAAACACTGTCCTTCACGCGCTCACCGAAGCTGGACTCGAGTCCTATACTTTACGGTTGTCCCACCACATAGCTAGAAGTTTAAACTACATCGATAACTACAAAATCTCATGCCCCAGTGTATCGGAGCCTGTCTGCCTGATTGGCCTGCACCCATTTTTGGGAATGCAAAACTTATTGTATACCAGTAGTTGTCTCGTTCTTCTAGCCAGAGCAGAAAACTCCTGGACTTTGTACTCTTTGAATTTACCAAGCTCTGAAAATTTGTACTTGGATTTTTTGAACACTGCTAAACATCACAAAAACTCCAGCCCAATTACGTACAGGCACCTGCTCGGCGAAGCACACACAATACTGAGATTGTCTAAAGAAGTTAAGCGATTCACTGGTACATCCATTACGGATACGTCAAATATTAGTCAAGATGTCCCAGATTCTAGGATAGAGAGCTTATACAGCCAGTCGTGCGCCTTGTTGGGGGATTTCTATGTCAATTCTGATTTACAAACAGAATGGGAATTGAGTATTCCTTATTACAGAATGTCCCAGATAAGAACTGCAGAGATTATTTCAAGGAAATCAACAGCCAATGCTCCTGGTTTGGTCAGATATCTGAGTGAAAGCTTAGCAAACATGAgaagcggacccgaagcgGATGCCCTTTTCCAAACTCACAATGTAGTAGACTTATTAAGTTCAGAAAGTGTCGAAGAATTGTCAATTTTGATACTGAGAAGTTCGATATTGAGAGAATACGCGACTGACAAATTGATTAATGTTTTATCGAAACAGGTATCTAGCGACTGCGCAAGATTGGCAACCGTGCTGCTGTACCTGCAGTCAGAGAAACAAGAAGTGGCCAAGGAAGTATTGGCACCAATATCAGAAGTTTTCGTTGAGAAGATGGTCCTCGAGCATTGGCACCTTCTGTTCGATTCAACTGCTTTGAAAAAACGGAGCCGAGCTGTGCCAACCTTCTCGGAGTTCTCCGGTATTTTGATGCAACTGAAAACACGAATATTCGCCGAGGTTCTGACCCAGCTTATCGATGATGGTATTCTAACGTTGCATCAAGTTGTGCAAGTGTTTTTAGAGTATTTACCATCCAGAGTTGGGAGGGATGGTCATGATGCGGCAGCAGCATTGCAGCTCTTTATAGAAACATACTTTCAATGTTTCTACGGTGATAAATCGTTGGAGCGGTCTTGCTGTTCGATAACCAAGACAGCAAACGATTTTGCAATTGCGGAAGCCTTCCGAATCCTGGTGAGATCATATCTGGGCAACTTGACACAGTCGAAAGTATACAAAACAGTAGAAAACATTACAGATTGtaatcaaaatgaagaaaaagcgTACCTGTTTGCCAATAAACGGCCTTTGTATCTTAATAAATTACCCCCCTACTCAACAGAGTGTAAAAGAGTACAGCGTCatgaagaaataaacaatACGTGTGATGTAATCAAATCAATTCGTAGCGAAGTACCAAAACTGCAAGCCTTACTGGCCAGCGGATACCTACCTGCCGAATGCATACGAGAAGTAAAGCAATTTTTGGAGACCCAAGAAATCGAGGGCCATCTTGCATTAAAATCGCTATGCATAACCGACAATGAGATAGTTACACGGATGCTTATGATAGAATACCCACAGGCAGTACTACAGTATGCAAAG GATAAATATACCAAGGAAACTGAGTGGAAATGTTTGATTCAATTGCTGCAAAATGAAATCTCAATGCTGGACGAGGGTCAGGAATCTCAACAGTGCTTTTTTGATCAAATAATGAAAG ACACACTGACGTATTTGGCACAAACTTTACCTTTGGATGAACTCTGCCGAGTTCTACCAAAGGAGGATGAAGCAGCATACAAGCGCTACACAGATGCTTGTCGTCGAGCAGGTCATGCGGACCATGTAAAATCGTTGATTGTCGCAACAGGTCATCAATTATTAGCTACATTAAATCTATAA